The sequence GTCTGCAATAATTAGTGGGTCTGTTCAGGTATGGCCACATGTAACCCTCTCACCAACTGTTGAAACATTTGTGCACTGTGCACTTCTCCCTTAGCTCCTGCCACAGACCTGGGGAATGAGTGCTTTGCATAGTACCTCTGGGTACCAAACCATGGTGTCACATATCTGGGTGCAGAACATACACATACCACTTGTGTAGCATCTGTGTGGTTTGTTGTGCCTGACAGCTCAGTTTCTGATGTACTTGCACCTGTGGAAAAATGCCCTTTTGGACATGGTTGGTTTGCTCAGCAACCAGTCTTCCTCTACCCAAAAAAAGGCGCACAAGGTTGGGGAAGGATCCCCATAAGCTGCATAGGCATCTCAAAACCAACTGCTCCACTGTGTTACTGTTGCTGGACAGATTGGCAGATCAAGATGCTGCAATTGAGAGGACTTCCccttgctttttgtttggttggtagCTTTTGACATCATGTGTAATATTCATGATCATTTTTATGGAGCTTCACGTAGTAGCAAAACTGTTACCTCAGCCCTGGCTGACAGGAGAACTTTTGCTGTTGTGATGGCTTGGGCAGCATCTCACCTCTAGTCTCACGTGGCACTTGGAGCTGGAGAGGAATGGTcactgtcagcaaaggaagggcaggggctgctctgtaAGCAGCTGAATTCAAACAGCTGCAAGGTCCAGGCACAAGGGCAAGTGCTCCCTACCCACACTGTCACAGGTGTGTGCCATGACAGCATGGGGGTGTGTGTCTGAAGCAGCAGGGGTGcttgcctgtgctgggatgcaTGGAGAGCAATTGGGGGTgctgggatcagtgggatccctggggacaggcaggggtgtggtgcagaggcagctcctgggccaCCCCCTGCTCTCAGCACGATCCTGCATTCAGCAATGCCGGGCGGAGTTCCCAGCCCGTGGTGACCCTTGGAAAGGGCCTGGTGCGTTCAGGGAGCGTGTATTGGACAGGCTAATCAGTTCTCAAACTGTTCCAACCTAGGATTACTGTCATGCTGCTTGTGGTCAGGGCACATCTCTGTCAAAATGCATCTGCTGTAGGGCTGCATtagcttttcctttgcttttcctttgcaCGGAGGAGTCGGAGGATGCGTTCATTTTTTGTTAGCTCTGCTGGTAATTCATTTGCCTGGAACAAGAAACCCTTGAGGTtagcagaaatgaaaaagtaTTTCCCAATCATGGTTGAAAGCATTACACTCTAGAGAAGATCATACTGGTCATTATAATGACGCGGGCTTTTTCTAGTGTTGTCTCCACCACTGTTGAAAATACCTTAGGAAACCATCTTTCACTGTTCAAGTCTCATTTAAGTCTTCAAAACTATCCCAGAATGGAATTTGAGTGACAGATTATTTTGTGCTGACTGTCCAGCTTAAATGTCCTTGGGTTCCCTATGGTTCTGCCACAGCAGTAAAGGAGAGCATAGCTGCTGATTTTTCGGGGAAGATGAGGCAGGTCCTTATGTACCAATGTCCATAAAACTCCAAGGGATGACTTAAAATAGTGTTATGCTGTAAGGTTGGTAATAGAACATGAGTTtgttattggttttttttttaattaattgaatACAATTTTGGTGACACAAAGTATTTATGATGAAGCTGCTTCTGAAAATCAGTAATTCTGTCCTGGAAATACACTCTGTCATGCCAAATAGCATGTTgtttacaaaaacaaacaaacaaaaaaaaaagaaatcagtagGAGAGGTTTCAGCCAGTTTCTTCTACTGCACACCCCTGCTGCTGTAGATCATtatcagcagcagaaaaacttTGTGCATTTTCAGGTTATGTTATAAACCCAAAATGTCTATTAAGAGAGACTACTGTGTGAGTGGCATTAACTGTGCTGCCATCAAGTGGAATGATGCAGAAGTTAACAGCCACAGATTTTCTATTGAATGACCAAAATATTTACAACATATGTGGGGGATTGCTTGTTTTACAAACTTTCACTCACCTAGAAGTCAATGCCAGACCATTCATTTACAGCTTAACAAACCCATATCAAACCCTAGCAGCAAATAGTTCAGAAACATGTCAGAGGAAGACATTTTCACAGAATTATCaaacatgtaattttaaaacacttcatGAGATAAAACTTTGGTAAGTTTTCTATAGAAAAAATTGCTGTTATCAAAAGAATGCAAAACTAATAGAAAAACCTAACAGATCTACATAAGATATGGGAAATGTAATTTGggagtttggtttggggttttttttttttgtattggcAATGCCCTGAATACTACACAGAAGCATGGGCTGTCCCCACCTCAATGGCACACATGGCTCTATGGCTGAGTGCTCCCCTGTGCCTGGGAGGATGGAGAGCCAGGACCCACCTTGTTCCTCAGGCACGGATCCGCTCCTGCCTCAAGGAGCAGCGCCACTGTCCTCACGTTGCCACTCAGCACAGCTGCATGCAGAGCAGAGGTCCCATTCTAGGAAATGCCAGTGGAGGTGTTTGTCCCATGcatgggaagaaaagcaaaaggcagTGAAACACAAATGCTTGCAAAGAACAGACCTACGAGCGAGAAAGAAGTAACATGGGAGAGATTAGGTCATCAAAGGCATAGGGTCTGATTTAGGGTGCTGGCAGCCCCTAGTGGGATGTGaaggatgtgattttaaatgttttaataaaaatgaaagtcaAGATCACATTACCACAAcagtatttccttttaataatcAGCCTTGGCAATAGATCAGAGGTGACATAAACACAGCACATGTTTCTGCCTGGCAAAATCAGCCATTAACCAGTGAAACAGAAGCACAAGCAGTAATGGAAGCCATCTGTGCATTTTGTCTTCTCTCTCTGATGATTAATGGCCTCAGTGTCAGGCAGCTGATAGGAGGGGGTTTTTATGGCTggccttttgtttgtttgtggttgcAAACTGACAGTTCAAATATGTGTGGAAGCTATTTCATACTCAAAATTAACAACTAAGTTGATGCCACCTACATTTTCAAATACATTAAGTTTGCCAATCATTTGCATGCACAGAGGCTATCAAAGTATGTGATTAATGGACACATTAAATTAGGTCACCCATTAAAAAGCAACTTCCAAATAGCTGTTATTTTTCTCGTCACTTTATgaattcagaggaaaacaaaatcaagtCGAGAATCTGCTCACAACAGATCATTTAGACTATTTTGCTAACAATAAATGCAATAGAAGGCTGGGTGTAATGTTAAAATTGTACACTCAAGAGTAATCTACTTACAgtagaaataaaatcaagtgacaaaaagcagaatttcctcTGTGACACAATGTGCTTATGTGCTTCCTCATTCCAAGAATTAAATTCccagttttgtttaaaaaaatttgtgaGTGGCATTAAGGctaaaaaagataatttttttttttttttttttatttttttggctcAAACTCCTACCATCTTCCACTACGGAAGTCATAAATGACATCAGACCCTTTGTCTTCTTGCGTTCTGCTGAAAAAATCTCTAAGTTTCACAACTAACCTTCAGCAGGCCAAGTGTGGGAGAGAATTTCAGCAACTCTTCTATCACATTGTTGTAGCCTTTAATGGCAGCCTTCAGTAAAGCAGTGGTgccatcctttaaaaaaaaaggaatgtcaAAAATTACTTGTCTGCATTCTCCTTGCAGGGGAagctggagaagaagaaaaagctggaGGGAAACCCCACgcagcagagaggagagtcTCCTCTGCTCATTGCCTTTGAGGGGGCACCTCCACAGCATGTGCTGCTGGTTTTAGGGTACCTGGAGGATTGTTTCTCTGGTGGGTGAAAACTTCAGGATAAAATGAACCAGTGACACCCTAATACCATCTTTGTCTCTCAACTATAGGGACATTTCTATTCCCTTATTCCAGAAGGTCCCTCCAGGAAGCTGTCCCAGACACAACGGGGAAAAGGAAAGCTGAGGTGGGACTTTGCCACCTGACAAACAGGACGGACTCTGGAGGCACCAAGCCTCCATCCAGGCAGACTTAGAGCCCCCAAGTGAGGCATTCGGCTGCAGACAGAGTGCAGGAGGAAGCGCTACTCACATCGCGCGCGGCGTCTCGCTCAGCTCCCCGCAGCAGCATCACTCGCACCACTTCGCTGTGACCCATCTGCGAGGCAATCCACAGGGGAGCTGTCCCATCCTGCAAACAAAACAGGACTGCTGAGGGCTTCACTGCAGTGCCCTCTGAAAATTCGCTGCCCAAGCATACTGGAATTGATATACATCAATTACTCAATCAAATCCTACAGGGAGACAAACGCAAAGCTGTGTCCAAACCCGTGTGGTAGGTTGGTGTAGTAAGTTAGGACTGCTTCAGTTTGTGGAGTAGAGCCCCCTTTATTGCCTTCTCTTGCATAGTTTGCACATAGAAATGTGCATTGCTCTGTGAAATTAAAGGCCAGTAAGGCACCAGCCATGCCTAAGATACACAGGGAAGTTTGAAACATAAGGGCTAAATGTATCCTGTGTACTTTGAATTCTAGGTGATTAGATGGGACAGAGGATACAGACAAACCTCAGCATGCACAGGCAGATTCTGCTTCTGGGTGCCTGCACATAGGGAGTGAAAGTTGTTTACAGAAGCCAGGGAGCAATGCAAGGTGATCACCAACTTTCAGTACTTAATTACATTATCCACCTTCAGGGAACTGGGTAAAAACATCCTGTCTTACAGTGAAGGTaagtatttcagaaattttATCTTCAAAACTCCACTACAAAACAAGGCAATTATCAAAGAATCCAGCATGAAACAATCTGCTTTGGAGAAGTCCTCTGCAATAATTATTTGAGCACAAAGCCTCAAAAAATGCGCATTCAGAGTAAGCTAAACTTTGCGATGGATTTCCCTCCCAAAGGCAAAAGGGAGTTGAAGCACTAGAAGTATTTCTCACTGCAAGTAGAATTTCGTTTTgtgtcttttcctcttttttattctaaatgGCCTGATTCTCCAGACTCCAGCAGTTATGTAGTGCCAAACTAATTTTCATGGGCTTTTATAAAAGGCTTTGCCTGTATGGACTTTAACGCAGAAGTGAGGCCCCACAAAGCAGGGTGCCTGCTTCTGCCTTTTGGGCTTGCCAGCTCCCCTCACCACCCTCTGCAGCCTGAAGGCTTGGCTTGAAAGAGGAAGACAAACTAAACTGAGACTTCAAAATTAGCCTTAATGAGAAGTTTCAGGAGAAATCAACTTTTCACATTAAATAAGATATTGCCACCTTGATCAAAGAAATAGTCTCTCTTCCCAGTGCCACCTGAAGATTCCTATGACTTGCTCATGCAACCCAGGAAACCATTGTTGAATCAGTTCTCTACTTTCCATGGACTATGAATTAATCCtttgaaggaaacagaaaagttatTTCTTCCTTTGATATAATAATCTGGGCTTCCTTTTTTCTAATTCTGAGAAGAAACAAATTCACATCCTGAAATCTTCAGTATTCTCAAACGGTGAGAAAGATGATCTTTGCCCACCCTTGTATAATTTCTCTATAAATTAATTCACTGAAATTAGTGACTGAAATCACTCTGGTATATATCCTGTTAATACAAGTGATTCTTTGTGATTCAAAAATAACAAAGGCTGTCTTGTATAGAGAGTATGTGATGTTAGTTTGATGGCAAAAACTGTCCCTCtccaatttatttattttactgttttcccTACTAGTAAGCCGACACTTCATATTTTTGTAATCTCCCCCCACCAGAGGGCTCTAGAAAATAGCAATAGATGCATTGAAAAAGCCTGTCAAACTTGGAAAATATCTGAGAGCAGCCTGCACAATTTAATCTGTGTGAAGAACCGATGCTGTGCAAATCCACTCTTGTATTTACACAAGCAATGA comes from Zonotrichia leucophrys gambelii isolate GWCS_2022_RI chromosome 2, RI_Zleu_2.0, whole genome shotgun sequence and encodes:
- the ANKRD29 gene encoding ankyrin repeat domain-containing protein 29 isoform X3, whose product is MVASYYGHIDCVRELVLQGADINLQRESGATSLFFAAQQGHNDVVKFLFSFGASTEFRNKDGGTALLAACQYGHAKVVETLLKHGANIHDQLYDGASAIFLAAQGGYLDVIRLLLSSGAKVNQPRQDGTAPLWIASQMGHSEVVRVMLLRGAERDAARDDGTTALLKAAIKGYNNVIEELLKFSPTLGLLKNGTSALHAAVLSGNVRTVALLLEAGADPCLRNKANELPAELTKNERILRLLRAKEKQRKS